Proteins encoded together in one Chitinophaga sp. LS1 window:
- a CDS encoding methyltransferase, whose amino-acid sequence MSIAIKTETSQVSEEVDVLYEVLWTRVYSYVFEISIKTPLFKTLAQRPLTLQEVADVCDLEITSARILAQYLCGLKLISMQDGLFYPTPVSTAYLTNPDIIRDLSGFAPESLAAFEDRLRNVPQQPWYQIRNSNESVTGVSGMNLDFFIAETRHNWRIAKGKELSMAYDFSKHTRLMDIGGASGGWCVGIRSENPHLECTIYDLPEVAGIVSNAAQKLGHDDKINIVTGNIFSYDLPDNADVILLANVLHDWSESDCFFILKKVYDSLPENGVVLIYEFFLNNDWSGPLGSMYQAITVLGPTGESGWQPSYIEMEQLLEAAGFVTETGSNNLVVGKKC is encoded by the coding sequence ATGAGTATTGCAATTAAAACTGAGACTTCCCAGGTGTCGGAAGAGGTAGACGTTTTGTATGAAGTATTATGGACGAGAGTCTATAGTTACGTGTTTGAAATTTCTATTAAAACGCCATTATTTAAGACACTGGCACAGCGGCCTTTAACCCTGCAGGAAGTAGCTGATGTTTGTGATCTGGAGATTACCTCTGCAAGAATTTTAGCCCAGTACCTTTGTGGTTTGAAACTGATCAGTATGCAGGACGGACTTTTTTATCCAACGCCCGTTTCAACAGCTTATCTGACCAACCCTGATATCATACGGGACCTTTCAGGATTTGCACCAGAAAGCCTTGCTGCATTTGAAGATCGTTTAAGAAATGTACCACAGCAACCCTGGTATCAAATACGCAACAGCAATGAGAGCGTAACTGGTGTGAGCGGCATGAACCTCGACTTTTTTATCGCTGAAACTCGTCATAACTGGCGTATTGCAAAAGGAAAGGAGTTGAGCATGGCGTATGATTTTTCAAAACATACCCGTTTGATGGACATCGGTGGTGCAAGCGGTGGATGGTGTGTAGGGATCAGAAGTGAAAACCCGCATCTGGAATGTACCATCTACGACCTTCCTGAAGTGGCTGGAATCGTAAGTAACGCTGCACAAAAACTGGGGCACGACGATAAAATCAATATAGTAACAGGCAACATTTTTAGTTATGACCTTCCGGATAATGCTGATGTCATATTGTTAGCGAATGTATTGCATGACTGGAGCGAGTCTGATTGTTTCTTCATACTCAAAAAGGTGTATGATAGCCTGCCTGAAAACGGAGTGGTGTTAATCTATGAATTTTTCCTGAATAATGACTGGAGCGGCCCGCTGGGATCCATGTATCAGGCTATTACCGTATTGGGCCCTACAGGAGAAAGTGGCTGGCAGCCAAGTTATATTGAAATGGAACAATTATTAGAAGCAGCAGGCTTCGTAACCGAAACAGGAAGTAACAATCTTGTTGTTGGGAAAAAATGCTAA
- a CDS encoding condensation domain-containing protein has product MKLTDLFDSNDADLNQAGGEDLFLNSFVKYVAPTTETEFKLEHIFKSVLGIQSPIGVNDDFFDNGGHSLAVIKLISEIYVGFQYELSIKEIIDNSTILKLSKLLATTGTGKDVFNVVREQDENGKFPLSQVQLSYLLGRDSLFELGGVSTQAYQEFVAAIDFERFSQAFNDLIARHSMLRAVITEDGSQQIVVLDKPYEIVLEDYSRKSQEEIDLLVKNKRDQLSHKIFNTAVWPLFDLQAIQLPDNKYYFFWGIDTIIADAQSKFLLYEDLFKLYEGKPLKDIEFTFRDYMLTLENLRNSARYQSDKQYWLNKLSDFPLAPALPLKAGIKKGIGVHFNKLTHQIKADAWATFKKNAAAQRRSPTSVLCAIFSTVLAAYCNQNRFSINLTVFNRLPFHKDVNEIVGDFTSLLLLDVDVKGRKISDTATHINDQLLQSLDHRLFDGVEFIRELAQANGNSIAAMMPVVFTSALYGKEAGDTSPADVADRIGVEGKYSINQSSQVLLDCIASDISGITNIQWNYVEDMFDAELVSVMFNEYVTGIENYIKSTDGNIIYHYQQSHYKAYQVLNNTAKDVPATDLVTLFNHSCQLHGEKIALKHGTHSLTYAELDQRSNQCANYLLAQGVTAGDKVGIYSRRVIDTIVYILGILKAGAAYVPFDQDAPAARVSYLQKDCNCKLTLGQSDLMPLISTFNTTPINTPIDPQSLAYIIYTSGSTGNPKGVAINHDAVCNTVLDINDRFHVNDSDSVLGISSLTFDLSVYDIFGTFSCGARLVLLDDIRDTQLIIQLLNEEQITVWNSVPAIMELIVDEIQSHSSSVSAITDDHEAVDQAQSGDNKLYWAPQVNWERKDNTVYVEGNACPDFMTCIFPDFYYYTKGGATRQELSARFIHFGATQFDAFLARLIQNKVLISAVQQPDALFASQERFVKKDPRLAADPVALLEYTESVLNRNYSFNGSKGKIQLDTKPLPDYITNRKSWRSFSADKMSLGTVAGLLSVLKQEHSKNDIRYHYASAGGLYPIDVYLLIKPDRVLGMEGGLYYYQPQQHTLIHVHDGNHLMDGSFHNSSNAATFHSSAVTAFLVYNAENSMPKYGGYGYFMATLDAGIMTEALAVVGETLDVGFCSIGHINFDMLSPYLFKGAQNVLLHTIELGLKENIPPKVNNILSAAGKAFNLKTVMMSGDWIPVNLPLRISHLFKDASIYSLGGATEASIWSNFHLITLSFPYVKSIPYGRPLSNQQFYVLNPFGDLCAPGVEGDLYIGGRGLAACYYNDKDKTDGSFITHPSLGRIYKTGDLGILHKVEERGTNEQWSGNIEFIGRKDSQVKIRGYRIELGEVEGVLQEMQEVLQCVVVVKKDTQGVQRLIAYVVVAEVFRKDVMMDYLRSRLPEYMLPSMLIRMDHLPLTSNGKVDRKNLPIPDFTEIKNTYQAPANKTEQQLTTIIGELLNIENISTSDNFFERGGNSIIALKVVSRVRQLGLAIQPRDLFQFQDIRSLAEHLHSQQEKQLVKKLAEGAFPVTPTQRYWLDNTRDEELKKENGNNFGPIKFAYEINSTFNPQILKETVKLLTARHEILRAVFDEVGNAQFVMKLQPVMDEVQGFEYVDLRTEGNIDIKSSLYDSTSEFNFQTGPLFFTKVYQQADNSYVVLFEIHHVVFDKWSIGIFFRDLFTIYDGLVRNKTPELPVLNHSYSDYLKNMVETREQNLAAHKQYWQGLYNTLPPDLPIPVEQLPSSGKMADRIAEIESLSFPDAIFKSVMALSREHSTSFSVVLQAAFLQFMHSLTEVEDLCFGTDVFGRDYPDSPEMIGCFAETVLLRVAVHKQASLTDTILQVKKAHIDTDTYQAYTLTDLVVAMLPAEREMLGGFWRFNMRYRTGKGFHVENNLLGEDSGVIVKAIPNPREKDLISIDMQIFFVNENDQIKLEVTYDSSAYTQTAIREFFEKFIAYLLQELGK; this is encoded by the coding sequence ATGAAACTCACAGATCTCTTTGATAGTAATGATGCAGACTTGAATCAAGCTGGTGGTGAAGATTTATTTCTGAATTCATTTGTAAAGTATGTGGCACCCACCACAGAAACAGAATTTAAATTAGAACATATATTTAAGTCTGTGCTTGGTATACAATCACCCATTGGCGTAAATGATGATTTCTTTGATAACGGTGGACATTCGCTGGCTGTAATAAAACTGATCTCTGAGATCTATGTTGGTTTTCAATATGAGTTATCAATTAAAGAGATCATTGATAATAGTACCATTCTTAAATTATCAAAATTATTAGCTACCACCGGGACAGGCAAAGATGTATTCAACGTAGTAAGAGAACAGGATGAAAATGGTAAGTTCCCATTATCCCAGGTTCAATTATCCTACTTACTCGGCCGTGATTCTTTATTTGAACTAGGTGGTGTTTCTACACAGGCTTACCAGGAATTCGTAGCTGCTATAGATTTTGAAAGATTTAGCCAGGCGTTTAATGACCTGATAGCCAGACACTCCATGTTAAGAGCTGTCATTACAGAAGATGGCAGCCAGCAAATCGTAGTGCTGGATAAACCTTATGAAATTGTACTGGAAGATTATTCCCGAAAAAGCCAGGAAGAGATTGATCTCCTGGTTAAAAATAAAAGAGACCAGCTTTCCCATAAAATATTCAATACCGCCGTATGGCCATTGTTCGATCTGCAGGCGATTCAATTACCCGATAATAAATATTACTTCTTTTGGGGCATTGATACCATTATAGCTGACGCGCAGAGTAAGTTTCTGCTGTACGAAGATCTATTCAAACTCTATGAAGGTAAACCGTTGAAAGATATTGAGTTTACTTTCAGAGATTATATGCTAACCTTGGAAAATCTGCGTAATAGTGCAAGATATCAAAGCGATAAGCAATATTGGCTGAATAAATTGTCTGACTTTCCCCTGGCACCAGCCTTGCCATTAAAGGCTGGTATTAAAAAAGGTATAGGTGTTCATTTCAATAAGCTGACCCATCAGATCAAAGCAGATGCATGGGCAACATTTAAAAAGAATGCAGCAGCGCAGCGCCGTTCCCCTACATCTGTATTGTGTGCCATTTTCTCAACCGTTCTGGCTGCTTACTGTAACCAAAACAGGTTTAGTATTAATCTGACGGTGTTCAACCGGTTGCCGTTTCATAAAGATGTGAATGAGATTGTGGGCGATTTCACCTCCCTGCTGCTACTGGATGTGGATGTAAAGGGCCGGAAAATATCAGATACAGCAACCCATATCAATGATCAGTTGCTGCAATCCCTTGATCATAGATTGTTTGATGGCGTAGAATTCATCCGTGAGTTAGCCCAGGCCAATGGTAATAGTATAGCTGCAATGATGCCGGTTGTATTTACCAGCGCGTTATATGGAAAAGAGGCTGGTGATACCAGCCCGGCTGATGTAGCAGACAGGATAGGCGTGGAGGGTAAATACAGCATCAACCAGTCTTCTCAGGTATTACTTGATTGTATAGCCAGCGATATTTCCGGAATTACAAATATTCAATGGAACTATGTCGAAGATATGTTTGATGCGGAACTGGTGTCCGTCATGTTTAACGAATATGTTACAGGCATTGAAAATTATATAAAAAGTACTGATGGTAATATCATCTATCATTACCAGCAGTCACACTATAAAGCCTATCAGGTATTAAATAATACAGCAAAGGATGTACCTGCCACTGATTTAGTGACATTGTTTAATCACTCCTGCCAGTTGCATGGTGAAAAAATAGCTTTGAAACATGGTACGCATAGCCTTACTTATGCTGAGTTGGATCAGCGATCAAACCAGTGTGCGAACTATCTGCTTGCACAGGGAGTTACCGCTGGCGATAAAGTAGGTATTTATTCCAGGAGAGTCATTGATACCATTGTATATATTCTTGGAATATTGAAAGCCGGCGCAGCCTATGTACCTTTTGATCAGGATGCGCCTGCTGCAAGGGTGAGCTATTTGCAAAAGGATTGTAACTGCAAACTCACACTTGGTCAGTCAGACCTGATGCCTTTAATCAGCACCTTCAATACCACCCCGATCAATACGCCGATCGATCCTCAGTCGCTGGCATATATTATTTATACATCCGGTAGTACTGGTAATCCGAAAGGCGTAGCTATCAACCATGATGCAGTATGCAATACCGTACTTGATATCAATGATCGTTTCCATGTGAATGACAGTGATAGTGTACTTGGTATTTCATCACTTACATTTGACTTGTCAGTGTATGATATTTTCGGAACTTTTTCCTGTGGCGCCAGACTGGTATTATTAGATGATATCAGAGATACACAGCTGATCATTCAATTACTGAATGAAGAGCAAATTACTGTGTGGAACTCAGTTCCCGCCATAATGGAATTGATAGTTGATGAAATACAAAGTCATTCATCATCAGTGTCGGCAATCACCGACGATCATGAAGCGGTAGATCAGGCGCAATCAGGTGATAATAAGTTGTATTGGGCACCTCAGGTAAACTGGGAGCGGAAAGATAATACCGTGTATGTAGAAGGCAATGCATGCCCGGATTTTATGACATGTATATTTCCTGATTTCTATTATTATACCAAAGGTGGTGCCACCAGACAAGAATTATCCGCACGTTTCATTCATTTTGGTGCAACACAGTTTGATGCATTCCTGGCGCGCTTAATCCAGAATAAGGTACTTATTTCTGCCGTGCAGCAACCTGATGCCTTGTTCGCATCCCAGGAAAGGTTTGTGAAAAAGGATCCACGCCTGGCAGCTGATCCGGTTGCTTTGCTGGAATATACTGAATCAGTGCTCAATAGAAATTATAGTTTCAATGGCAGTAAAGGAAAAATACAGTTAGATACAAAGCCATTGCCGGATTACATCACCAACAGGAAAAGCTGGCGTAGCTTTTCGGCTGATAAAATGTCATTAGGAACAGTAGCTGGGTTATTATCAGTGCTGAAACAGGAGCATAGTAAAAACGATATCCGTTATCATTATGCCAGTGCAGGTGGCTTATATCCGATAGATGTGTACCTGCTGATCAAGCCCGATCGTGTACTGGGTATGGAAGGCGGCCTGTATTATTATCAGCCGCAACAGCATACACTGATCCACGTTCATGACGGTAACCACCTGATGGATGGCTCATTCCATAATAGCTCAAATGCAGCGACATTCCACTCTTCTGCTGTCACTGCATTCCTGGTTTACAATGCTGAAAATTCAATGCCGAAATACGGAGGCTATGGCTATTTCATGGCAACACTGGATGCAGGTATTATGACAGAAGCATTGGCAGTGGTAGGGGAAACGCTTGACGTTGGTTTTTGTTCAATCGGACATATAAACTTCGACATGTTATCCCCCTATTTGTTTAAGGGTGCACAGAATGTGCTGCTGCATACCATTGAGCTGGGGTTAAAAGAGAATATACCCCCTAAAGTCAATAATATTTTATCAGCGGCCGGGAAAGCATTTAACCTGAAAACGGTGATGATGAGCGGAGACTGGATTCCGGTAAACCTCCCGCTCCGTATCAGCCATTTATTTAAAGATGCTTCCATCTATAGCCTTGGCGGTGCAACAGAAGCATCCATCTGGTCAAATTTCCACCTAATCACGCTGTCATTCCCATACGTAAAAAGTATTCCTTATGGCAGGCCATTATCTAATCAACAGTTTTATGTGCTCAATCCATTTGGAGACCTGTGTGCCCCGGGTGTAGAAGGCGACCTTTACATTGGCGGAAGAGGTTTGGCTGCATGTTATTATAATGATAAAGATAAGACAGACGGCAGTTTCATAACACATCCTTCACTTGGACGTATTTACAAAACGGGTGACCTGGGTATTTTGCATAAAGTAGAAGAACGGGGTACCAACGAACAATGGTCTGGCAACATTGAATTCATAGGCCGTAAGGATAGCCAGGTAAAGATCAGGGGATATAGAATTGAATTGGGTGAAGTGGAAGGCGTATTGCAGGAAATGCAGGAGGTATTGCAATGTGTGGTAGTTGTAAAAAAAGACACACAGGGTGTACAGCGTTTAATTGCTTACGTGGTGGTAGCTGAGGTCTTCAGGAAAGATGTGATGATGGATTATCTCCGCTCCAGGCTGCCTGAGTATATGCTGCCTTCTATGCTTATCAGGATGGATCATCTGCCACTTACGTCCAATGGAAAGGTAGATAGAAAGAACCTGCCCATACCTGATTTCACAGAAATAAAAAATACCTATCAGGCACCTGCCAATAAAACAGAACAACAACTGACCACCATCATTGGCGAATTGCTGAATATAGAAAATATCAGTACAAGTGATAACTTTTTTGAGCGGGGAGGTAACTCAATTATCGCGCTGAAAGTGGTGAGTCGGGTAAGACAGTTAGGACTGGCTATCCAGCCAAGAGATCTGTTCCAGTTCCAGGACATCAGGTCACTGGCGGAACATCTCCATTCCCAGCAGGAAAAACAGCTGGTAAAGAAGCTGGCAGAAGGAGCGTTTCCGGTGACACCTACCCAGCGCTACTGGTTAGACAATACGCGGGATGAAGAGCTGAAAAAAGAAAATGGAAATAACTTCGGTCCTATAAAATTTGCTTATGAGATCAACAGCACTTTCAACCCTCAGATTTTAAAGGAAACAGTAAAATTATTGACCGCACGCCATGAAATACTTCGCGCCGTTTTTGACGAAGTGGGCAATGCCCAATTCGTCATGAAGCTACAGCCTGTCATGGATGAGGTACAGGGATTCGAATATGTTGATCTCCGTACAGAGGGGAATATTGATATCAAATCCAGCCTGTACGATAGCACCAGCGAATTCAATTTTCAGACAGGTCCTTTATTCTTCACGAAAGTATATCAGCAGGCAGATAACAGCTATGTTGTATTATTTGAAATACATCATGTGGTATTTGATAAATGGTCCATCGGTATCTTCTTTAGAGATCTGTTTACCATCTATGATGGGCTTGTGAGGAACAAGACACCTGAGTTGCCAGTACTCAATCATTCTTATTCTGATTACCTGAAGAATATGGTTGAAACAAGAGAACAAAATCTGGCTGCGCATAAACAATACTGGCAGGGCCTTTACAATACCCTTCCACCAGACCTGCCAATACCTGTTGAGCAATTACCTTCTTCAGGAAAAATGGCGGATCGTATTGCGGAAATTGAATCACTGTCATTCCCTGATGCTATTTTTAAATCAGTGATGGCTTTGTCCAGGGAACATTCCACCTCATTCTCTGTAGTGCTCCAGGCTGCTTTCCTGCAATTTATGCATTCCCTTACCGAGGTAGAAGATTTATGTTTTGGTACAGATGTCTTTGGCAGGGATTATCCGGATTCACCTGAAATGATCGGTTGTTTTGCAGAGACAGTACTGCTGAGGGTCGCAGTGCACAAGCAGGCAAGCCTGACAGATACCATCCTGCAGGTAAAGAAGGCTCATATTGATACAGATACTTACCAGGCTTATACACTGACAGACCTCGTTGTAGCTATGCTGCCTGCCGAAAGAGAGATGTTGGGAGGTTTCTGGCGGTTCAATATGCGATACAGGACCGGTAAAGGATTCCACGTTGAAAACAATCTCCTGGGTGAAGATAGTGGCGTAATTGTAAAGGCTATTCCAAACCCACGCGAAAAGGACCTCATTTCAATTGATATGCAGATATTCTTTGTGAACGAAAATGATCAGATAAAGCTGGAGGTAACTTACGACAGCTCTGCTTATACTCAGACTGCTATACGGGAATTCTTTGAAAAGTTTATAGCATACTTATTACAGGAATTAGGTAAATAG
- a CDS encoding FkbM family methyltransferase has translation MKNNLDFLKPLPISNKARLGRNRDGGYVVYNRIIPETEVLFTYGVGWEISFEEAFNEVTGKKVLMFDPTMVGIYLLDWKAIRKHFFTLRFSQIYKQITRGLFLYNKKKELDKKDVNFVNEGISVTKKEKYDTFANHLRRFNQQDKKILLKLDIEGGEFEIFQNDDIYSLLGNVNQLLVEFHDLKNRLREVKAIMERIGENFELVHIHANNAGHTFLLFDLEDEQTDVVMPDLIEVTFVKKGLIAGADKINTQFTYPVPELDYPNDPTRREILLKFI, from the coding sequence ATGAAAAACAACCTGGATTTTTTAAAACCACTACCTATATCGAATAAAGCCCGCCTAGGTAGAAACAGAGATGGCGGTTATGTCGTTTATAACAGAATTATTCCGGAAACGGAAGTGCTCTTTACCTATGGTGTGGGCTGGGAAATATCCTTTGAAGAGGCATTTAATGAAGTGACAGGGAAGAAAGTACTGATGTTTGATCCTACAATGGTGGGTATATATCTACTGGATTGGAAGGCTATACGTAAACATTTTTTTACTTTAAGGTTCTCCCAGATTTATAAGCAGATTACCAGAGGTCTTTTTTTGTATAATAAAAAGAAAGAACTGGATAAAAAAGATGTCAACTTTGTAAATGAAGGTATCAGTGTTACGAAAAAGGAAAAGTATGATACTTTTGCAAACCACTTAAGAAGGTTTAACCAGCAGGATAAAAAGATCTTACTAAAACTGGATATCGAGGGCGGCGAATTTGAGATTTTTCAAAATGATGATATCTATAGTCTGTTAGGAAATGTAAATCAGCTGTTGGTTGAATTCCATGATTTAAAAAACAGGCTGCGTGAGGTGAAAGCAATTATGGAGAGGATTGGAGAAAATTTTGAACTTGTTCATATTCATGCAAATAATGCAGGCCATACTTTTTTACTTTTTGATCTTGAAGATGAGCAGACAGATGTTGTAATGCCAGACCTGATCGAAGTAACATTCGTTAAAAAAGGACTTATCGCCGGGGCCGATAAGATCAACACCCAGTTTACATATCCGGTACCAGAGCTGGATTATCCAAATGACCCTACGAGAAGAGAGATTCTGTTGAAATTTATATAA
- a CDS encoding glycosyltransferase family A protein, translating to MKDVLPLISCVCITRDKPDLLERAIDCFLNQTYPNKQLVVLYEDIDELTKAFFKTHTYDSSVVILEVSGNPKLTIGKLRNYAISKADGEFISQWDDDDWYHSKRLELAYRYIQQTGKDGAILTRWMVFSCVEQQAYISNRRLWEGSVLCRKDAMLEKGYDDLIWGEDTPIIEYLHEHKKLALIEQMPLLYVYIYHGSNSWNYDHWNEIFKASIPLNEEDNSVMQKIIANEYTVETASALLDSICPKYKSAMPESMPL from the coding sequence ATGAAAGATGTTCTTCCATTAATCTCTTGCGTATGCATCACAAGAGATAAGCCTGATTTGCTTGAAAGAGCAATAGATTGTTTTCTTAACCAGACTTATCCAAATAAACAGCTGGTTGTATTATATGAGGATATAGATGAATTGACGAAAGCTTTCTTTAAAACACATACCTATGATAGTTCAGTTGTTATACTGGAAGTATCAGGAAATCCAAAGTTAACTATCGGAAAGCTGCGCAACTATGCGATCTCTAAAGCTGACGGTGAGTTCATCAGCCAATGGGATGATGATGACTGGTACCATTCAAAAAGACTCGAACTTGCGTATCGGTACATTCAGCAAACAGGTAAAGATGGAGCTATTCTTACACGCTGGATGGTGTTTAGCTGCGTAGAGCAGCAGGCTTATATTTCAAACAGAAGATTGTGGGAAGGTAGCGTATTGTGCAGAAAGGATGCCATGCTGGAAAAAGGATACGACGATCTGATCTGGGGTGAAGACACGCCGATTATAGAGTATTTACATGAGCATAAAAAGCTGGCATTGATTGAACAGATGCCACTCCTCTACGTTTATATTTACCATGGAAGCAATTCCTGGAATTATGATCATTGGAATGAAATATTTAAAGCCAGTATACCGCTGAATGAAGAGGATAACAGTGTTATGCAGAAAATTATCGCCAATGAATATACTGTTGAAACAGCATCGGCATTGTTAGATAGTATTTGTCCAAAATACAAATCAGCAATGCCCGAGAGTATGCCATTATAA
- a CDS encoding alpha/beta hydrolase, protein MVKAGPVALKRILGAFLIMLLLRSINSIAQTNGHGTIVHLRFVAASIKGNPAGENALRRVSIYLPPGYDKSSARYPVVYCLHAYDASDSTSMIGIGEALDDAITTHQVRPMIMVMPDSETEYRGSFYTNSSFTGKWADYIAKDVVELIDSKYRTIKSRDGRGITGLSMGGNGALKIAMLFSDVFSCVYAMTPAVLNWSDGVNIGIPAFKLLSAAKSKKEVMDDFRCRLMVDLGRTYSPDKNKPPFYADMPAYYVNNSLVVDLEVKKKWEENFPTRMIEHHLAALKSLKAIKLDWGRNDENKHVPVTCLEFSKQLEQFGIKHFAEEYLGGHAGNLSGRDGRLYTEVFPFFNTYLNFE, encoded by the coding sequence ATGGTAAAAGCAGGACCAGTTGCATTGAAACGTATATTAGGGGCATTCCTGATAATGTTGCTTTTGCGGTCAATAAACAGTATTGCACAAACAAATGGGCATGGTACCATTGTTCACCTGAGATTCGTGGCTGCTTCCATAAAAGGAAACCCGGCAGGAGAAAATGCACTGAGACGTGTAAGTATATACCTGCCTCCGGGATATGATAAAAGTAGTGCCAGATATCCTGTTGTCTATTGCTTACATGCCTATGATGCCAGTGATAGTACCTCTATGATTGGGATAGGCGAGGCCCTTGATGATGCCATTACTACGCATCAGGTAAGACCAATGATCATGGTAATGCCGGATAGCGAAACAGAATATAGAGGAAGCTTTTATACGAACTCCTCATTTACCGGTAAATGGGCTGATTATATTGCAAAGGATGTTGTTGAACTGATAGATAGCAAATACCGGACTATCAAATCCCGTGATGGAAGAGGTATAACAGGACTGTCAATGGGAGGCAATGGTGCTTTAAAAATAGCCATGCTTTTCTCGGATGTCTTTTCCTGCGTTTATGCAATGACACCGGCTGTACTGAATTGGTCCGACGGGGTAAACATTGGTATTCCAGCTTTTAAACTGCTCTCTGCGGCAAAGTCTAAAAAAGAAGTGATGGATGACTTCAGATGCAGATTGATGGTCGATCTGGGTAGGACATATTCGCCTGATAAAAATAAACCACCATTTTATGCCGATATGCCGGCTTACTATGTGAATAATAGCCTTGTTGTTGATTTGGAAGTGAAGAAAAAATGGGAAGAAAATTTTCCTACAAGGATGATTGAACATCATCTGGCTGCTTTAAAGAGTTTGAAGGCGATTAAATTAGATTGGGGTAGAAATGACGAGAATAAGCATGTACCTGTAACATGCCTGGAATTCAGCAAGCAGCTGGAGCAGTTTGGAATCAAACATTTTGCAGAGGAATATTTGGGTGGCCATGCAGGCAATCTTTCTGGAAGAGATGGAAGATTGTATACAGAAGTATTCCCGTTTTTTAATACCTATTTAAATTTTGAATGA
- a CDS encoding glycosyltransferase family 10 domain-containing protein, producing the protein MKLCSILLYNKIWSMSDDLSKVPVKDGFILTDDRNQMNEADVVVLHMPTITKEEFAAIKKRAGQLWVFWTMECDAHYQWQFTPEIQALFDITISYKMDADVPLPYIHSSYNEMMRRLPVDKSQLINAFISSDFDLSNRIQYLKELATYIDVHSFGKVMNNRELPKDDGIMTKAGIISGYKFSIAFENAIAKDYVTEKFYHPLIVGSVPVYLGAPNIKDFAPGEHCFINVHDFSSVKDLADYLIELDNDPVKYAAYHSWKNEPYRKDFVQKLDVVSKHTFLRLCELLEKNKHHLNKYYHEKQPGFFKTTTYIE; encoded by the coding sequence ATGAAGCTTTGCAGTATTCTGCTATACAATAAGATATGGAGTATGAGTGATGATCTGTCTAAAGTGCCCGTGAAAGATGGGTTTATTCTGACAGATGATCGTAACCAGATGAATGAAGCAGATGTGGTAGTCCTCCATATGCCAACAATAACAAAAGAAGAATTTGCTGCTATCAAAAAGCGTGCGGGGCAACTATGGGTCTTTTGGACAATGGAATGCGATGCACACTACCAATGGCAATTTACACCTGAAATACAGGCATTGTTTGACATTACTATCAGCTATAAAATGGATGCTGATGTGCCTTTACCCTACATCCACAGTAGCTATAATGAAATGATGCGCAGGCTACCGGTCGATAAGTCACAATTGATCAATGCGTTTATTTCCAGTGATTTTGATCTGAGCAATCGTATTCAATACCTGAAAGAACTGGCCACATACATAGATGTTCATTCTTTTGGCAAAGTAATGAATAACAGAGAGCTCCCCAAAGATGATGGTATTATGACCAAAGCTGGAATTATATCAGGCTATAAGTTCTCCATCGCGTTTGAAAACGCAATCGCTAAAGACTATGTGACAGAAAAATTCTATCACCCATTGATCGTTGGATCAGTGCCGGTTTATTTGGGTGCCCCCAATATAAAGGACTTTGCACCTGGCGAGCATTGCTTTATAAATGTGCATGATTTTTCGTCGGTAAAAGACCTGGCTGATTACCTCATTGAGCTGGATAACGATCCCGTTAAGTATGCTGCTTATCATAGCTGGAAAAATGAGCCTTACAGAAAGGACTTTGTTCAGAAACTGGATGTAGTGAGTAAGCATACTTTTTTAAGGCTCTGTGAGCTCCTCGAAAAAAATAAGCATCACCTAAATAAATACTACCATGAAAAACAACCTGGATTTTTTAAAACCACTACCTATATCGAATAA